One Oryza sativa Japonica Group chromosome 8, ASM3414082v1 DNA window includes the following coding sequences:
- the LOC4345786 gene encoding cytochrome P450 76M5-like, producing the protein MDVNQLWLLWATLAVSLLYYISNRRRRVGGRRRCPPGPMPLPLVGNLLNLRGHLPPALARLARTYGPVMMLKMGLTTTVVISSGDAAREAFTKHDRHLAARTVLDVTRSLDFADRSMIWLPSSDTVWKTLRGVTAASIFSPRGLAALRGVRESKVRDLVGYFRGRAGEVVDVRHAVYGCMLSLVSSAFFSVDVVDLSAESENEFRQSMTFLMEVVSKTNVSDFFPFLRPLDLQGWRRLTERYLGRVTCFLDDVIDRRFAADASANRHGDFLDSLLDLVSTGKIVRENVTTILLDVFIAGSDTITATVEWAMAELLRNPSEMAKVRAEMDGALGGKKTVDEPDIARLPYLQAVVKEAMRLHPAAPLLLPHRAVEDGVEVGGYCVPKGSMVIFNVWAIMRDPAAWERPEEFMPERFIRRGDDDEVDFWGKTFEFIPFGSGRRVCAGLPMAERVVPFMLASLLRAFEWRLPDGVSAEELDMRHRFTIANFRAIPLKAVPVVVS; encoded by the coding sequence ATGGATGTCAACCAGCTCTGGTTACTGTGGGCAACACTCGCCGTGTCACTGCTCTACTACATCAGCAACCGGAGACGCCGCgtgggcggccggcgacgatgtCCACCTGGTCCCATGCCGCTCCCGCTCGTCGGCAACCTGCTCAACCTGCGCGGCCACCTCCCACCCGCGCTCGCGAGGCTAGCGCGCACGTACGGCCCCGTGATGATGCTAAAGATGGGCCTCACCACCACCGTCGTCATCTCCtccggcgacgcggcgagggAGGCCTTCACGAAGCACGACCGGCACCTCGCCGCGCGCACCGTCCTGGACGTCACTCGTTCTCTCGACTTCGCCGACCGGTCCATGATATGGCTGCCGAGCTCCGATACCGTCTGGAAGACGCTCCGCGGCGTCACGGCGGCGAGCATCTTCTCGCCGCGTGGCCTCGCCGCCCTGCGCGGCGTCCGCGAGAGCAAGGTGCGGGACCTGGTGGGCTACTTCCGTGGGCGCGCCGGGGAGGTcgtggacgtccgccacgccgTGTACGGCTGCATGCTCAGCCTCGTGTCGAGCGCGTTCTTCTCCGTCGACGTGGTCGACCTGAGCGCCGAGTCCGAGAACGAGTTCCGGCAGAGCATGACGTTCCTCATGGAGGTGGTGTCGAAGACGAACGTCTCCGATTTCTTCCCTTTCCTCCGGCCGCTCGACTTGCAGGGATGGCGTCGCTTGACCGAAAGGTATCTGGGCAGAGTCACCTGCTTCTTGGATGACGTGATCGACCGCCGtttcgccgccgacgcctcggCAAACAGGCACGGCGACTTCTTGGACTCCCTCCTCGACCTCGTGTCCACCGGCAAGATCGTCCGCGAAAACGTGACAACCATTTTGCTCGACGTGTTCATAGCCGGGAGCGACACGATCACGGCCACGGTGGAGTGGGCGATGGCCGAGCTGCTCCGCAACCCAAGCGAAATGGCCAAGGTGCGCGCCGAGATGGACGGCGCTCTCGGCGGCAAGAAAACCGTCGACGAGCCCGACATCGCGAGGCTGCCGTACCTCCAGGCGGTCGTGAAAGAGGCGATGCGGCTGCACCCGGCAGCGCCGCTGCTGTTGCCCCACCGGGCGGTGGAGGACGGCGTGGAGGTCGGCGGCTACTGCGTGCCGAAGGGCTCGATGGTGATCTTCAACGTGTGGGCGATAATGCGCgacccggcggcgtgggagaggcCGGAGGAGTTCATGCCGGAGCGGTTCATCCGCCGGGGAGATGATGACGAGGTGGATTTCTGGGGGAAGACGTTCGAGTTCATCCCGTTCGGGTCCGGCCGGAGGGTGTGCGCCGGCCTGCCGATGGCGGAACGTGTCGTGCCGTTCATGCTGGCGTCGCTGCTGCGCGCGTTCGAGTGGCGACTCCCCGACGGCGTGTCGGCCGAGGAGTTGGACATGCGCCACAGGTTTACCATTGCCAACTTCCGTGCCATCCCTCTCAAGGCCGTGCCCGTTGTGGTCAGCTAG